GGCCGGGCGCCCCGCGCAGCCGAGGCACTCGGCCAGCGCGAGCTGGATGCGGCGCTCCTCCTCGTCGGAGAACGAACCCAAGCGGACGGCCATGCGGTACAGCTCGGCCGCGCGATCGAACTGCAGGCTCGCGCGGGCGGCGTCGGCGCCGCGCAGCGCGTGATGGGCCGCGCGGTCGTGCACGCCGGCGGCAAAGTAGTGGCGCGCAAGCGCCAGATCGCCTCCCTCGCCCGTGCGGTCGAGCGCGACGGCGAGCGACCGATGCAGCTGCCGCAGGCGCTCCGCACCCGCCGCGCCGACGAACGCCTGCCGCACGCGATCGTGAAACGGCTCGACGATGTCCGCCGCGCCGGCCGCGACCACGAGGTCCGCTCGCTGGAGCCCTGCGAGGTCGGCGCGCACGTCGCGCACGCCGCGGCCGGTGCTGGCGGCCAGGACGCGCTCGGACACCGGCTCGCCCGCCGCGCAGACGAGTTCGACCAGCGCGCGGCAGTCGGCGCCGAGATCGCGCGCGCGCGCGTGCAGCACGTCGTCGAGCGCGACCGACAGCGACGCCCCCCGCCCCGATGCGCGCACGAAGGCGGCCAGCGCGCGCACGAAATACGGATTGCCGCCGGCCTCGGCGGCGATGGCGTCGGCGAGGTCCCGCGCGTCGCGCCCGAGCAGCCGCCGCGCGAGATCGGCCGCGTCCGCCAGCGCCAGCGGCGCCAGCTCGAGGGTGCGGACGTCGACCCCGAGATCGGCCGAGCCGGTGCCGCCGCCCGACCGCACCGCGAGCAACACGAGCACGCGCGGCGGCTCCGGCGGGCGCACGATCGCGGCGAGCGCGCGGCGAGTGTCCGCATCGAGCCACTGGGCGTCGTCGACGACGATCGCGAGCGGCGCGCGGCGTGCCGCGGCGGCCGCGACCGCGCGCACGGCCGCCAGCGCGCGCGCGGCGTGGGCCGGGTCGACCGGCGCGAGGCCTCCGGTACGCGGCGACCGCAGCCACGCCAACGCGGCGCCGTCGGCAACCGGATCGGCCGCCGCGCCGGCGAACGCGGCGATGTGCGCCAGCAGCGCGTCGAGCGCACTGGCCGCCAACGGCCCGCGCTCGTAGCACCGCAGCCACCACACCGCGGCCCCGCGCGCCGCCCAACGGCGCGCCGCGCAGTCGGCCAGCGCGGTCTTGCCGATGCCGGACGGCCCGCGAATCTCGACGACCACGGCGCCATCGCGCGCGGCGCGCGCCGCGCGCTCGAGCGCGCGCAACGGCTCGTCGCGGCCGATCAGCTCGTCGGGCGCGCCGCTCACGGCCGCCCCCACACCGGCTTCTCGGGCGGCGGCGGCGACGGCGTTGCGGTCACGGGGCGTGTCACGATCGTGGCGCGGCGCACGGGTCCGGCACCCGCCGATTATCGCGCAGTCGCGATGGCGCGGCCGTTCGCCGGTCGAAAACTTGCGCGCTCCGACGAGGACGCCGACAGTGGATCCCGTGTTGCGCTGGGTGGTCTGCGCGGCGGCGCTGTCGGCCGCGGTCGGCGCCGGATCGCGGACCGCCGTGGCCGACGGCGGCCCGGCGGCGCCGCTCGGCCGCGCCGCGGTCCGCGCGACCGCCACCGGCCGCGGCGCCACCGCCGACAGCGTCGTGCTGCGCGGCCGCCGGGTGTGGACGGGCCGTCCCGGCGAGCGCGTCGTCAGCCGCATCGCGCCGTCGGCGCGGGGCGACGCCCTCGCGTTCGCCGTCCGCGGTCCGGGCGGCGCGGTCGCGCTGTGCGTCGTGCTCGTCGGTGAGGGCGCCCCGCCCCACGTCATGCGCTTCCCGGTGCCGGAGCGCGCGCGGCCGCGGCGCGGGCACGCGGTCACGTGGCTCGGCAGCCGCCGCGTCGCCTACGGTCCATCCGAACTGCAACCGGCTGTCGTCGCGTCGTGGCGCTTGCGCTAAGCTGCTGCCATGTCGAAAGCCAAGGTGGCGGTGCTGCGCGTGTCTCCCGACACGATCCTCGACGATGTCGACCGACTGTGCGAGCTGGCGGACATCCGACGAGCGCTCGATGCGTCGGCGCAAACCATCCTCAAAGACAACATCTCGTGGCACTACCCGTTCCCGGCGGCCAACACGACCCCGTGGCAGCTCGAGGGGACGATTCGCGCGCTGCGCGCGCGGGGCTTCGACGATCTCGTCTGCGTTCAAAACAAGACCGTCGTCACAGACGCGTTCAAGGGCGAAGACCTCAACGGCTACGTCCCGATCTTCGAGGCCTACGGCGTGCCCGTCCGCTATAACTTCAAGCCCGAGGACATGACGTGGTCCGCGTATCGGCCGCGCGCGAAGATGAACGTGCTCGACCGCATCTTCCCCGACGGCATTCTGATCCCGGACGATTTCCACGGCCGCAATGTCGTCCACCTGCCGACCGTCAAGTGCCACATCTACACGACGACGACCGGCGCCATGAAAAACGCCTTCGGCGGGCTGTTGAACACCAAGCGCCATTACACGCACTCGTGGATCCACGAGACGCTCGTCGACCTGCTCGCGATCCAAAAGGAGATTCACACCGGCCTGTTCGCAGTGATGGACGGGACGACCGCCGGCGACGGCCCCGGTCCGCGCACGATGCGCCCCCACGTGAAAAACGTGATGCTCGCGTCGGCCGACCAGGTCGCGATCGACGCGGTCGCGGCGGCGATGATGGGATTCGATCCGATGGACATCGGCTACATCCGGCTGGCCGACGAGCAAGGGCTCGGGCACGGCCGCCGCGATCAGATCGAGGTGGTCGGCGACGTCGATGCGGCCGACGAGAGGTGGGGCTTCTCGGTGGGCGACAACGGCGCGTCGCTCGTCGGCGACCTGCTGTGGTTCGGCCCGCTCAAGCGCATCCAGAAGCTGTTCTTCCACACGCCGCTGGTGAACGTGTTCGTGATGGGCAGCGAGGTCTACCACGACTACTACCGGTGGCCGCTGAAGGACCGCCGGGTGTTCGAGGCGTGGAAGCGCGATACGGCGTGGGGACAGCTGTTCGACTACTACCGGGCGCACGGCACCCTGCGAGCGCACGATCGCGCCGCGTAGCCGCGCGTCACACCGCGTGCTGTTTGACCAGTTGGTCGCGCAATAAATCGATCGCGCGCGCGTGCAGCCGCGACGACCAGCTCTTGGACAGACCGAGTTCCTTGC
This window of the Deltaproteobacteria bacterium genome carries:
- a CDS encoding DUF362 domain-containing protein, which encodes MSKAKVAVLRVSPDTILDDVDRLCELADIRRALDASAQTILKDNISWHYPFPAANTTPWQLEGTIRALRARGFDDLVCVQNKTVVTDAFKGEDLNGYVPIFEAYGVPVRYNFKPEDMTWSAYRPRAKMNVLDRIFPDGILIPDDFHGRNVVHLPTVKCHIYTTTTGAMKNAFGGLLNTKRHYTHSWIHETLVDLLAIQKEIHTGLFAVMDGTTAGDGPGPRTMRPHVKNVMLASADQVAIDAVAAAMMGFDPMDIGYIRLADEQGLGHGRRDQIEVVGDVDAADERWGFSVGDNGASLVGDLLWFGPLKRIQKLFFHTPLVNVFVMGSEVYHDYYRWPLKDRRVFEAWKRDTAWGQLFDYYRAHGTLRAHDRAA